In a genomic window of Salvelinus fontinalis isolate EN_2023a chromosome 7, ASM2944872v1, whole genome shotgun sequence:
- the LOC129859996 gene encoding zinc finger protein 883-like isoform X2, producing MYYCWSSLRPVTSTVRTNPACLSPSTLSRNLQSLGPDCDSGAQFALQDPEMASVKLEDCSQALELNVNIKDEEEEEEIGTSVSHGMRPVTSTVRTDPACLSPSTLSPNLQSLGPDCDSGAQFALQDPEMASVKLEDCSQTLELNVNIKDEEEEEKIGESVSHGRLELSLRPVTSIVTTNPACHSPSTLSPNLQSLGPDCDSGAQFALQDPEMPSVKLEDCSQTLELNVIIKDEEEEENIGKSVSHGDHVETFSTSREQQQEDHSAKRSHPCPHCEEIFPFLSKLKIHLKKHTEENRYSYTDSGKSFTTSKTRTVHQTVHTKEKTYSCSECVKCFTTSTWLKVHQRTHTGEKPYSCSDCIKCFTTSAKLKVHQRTHTGEKPYFCSDCGKSFSLMCNLKRHERIHTEKVYSCSDCAASFSLLCKLKRHERIHKGEKPYCCTDCGKSFSRLSHLKTHEQKHTGEKPYSCSDCGKSFSLLGQLKIHQHIHTGEKPYSCSDCGKSFSRLGHLKTHEQKHTGEKPYSCSDCVKCFTTATELKLHQRTHTGERPYSCSDCVKCFPTSTRLKVHQRTHTGEKPYICSDCAASFSLLCNLKRHESIHTGEKPYSCSDCSASFSLLCNLKRHEHIHTGEKPYHCTDCEKRFYRLSHLKRHQCIHKGEKHHQISQTS from the exons ATGTATTACTGCTG GTCaagtctgaggccggtaacatcaacagtgaggacaaacccagcctgcctctctccttccacactgagtagaaacctacagtcactgggtcctgattgtgacagtggagcccagtttgcactgcaggatccagagatggcatcagtgaagctggaagactgcagtcaagcactggagctgaatgtcaacattaaagatgaagaagaggaggaggagattgggacatctgtttctcatg GTatgaggccggtaacatcaacagtgaggacagacccagcctgcctctctccttccacactgagtccaaacctacagtcactgggtcctgattgtgacagtggagcccagtttgcactgcaagatccagagatggcatcagtgaagctggaagactgcagtcaaacactggagctgaatgtcaacattaaagatgaagaagaggaggagaagattggggaatctgtttctcatg GACGACTAGAATtaagtctgaggccggtaacGTCAATAGTGACGACAAACCCAGCctgccactctccttccacactgagtccaaacctacagtcactgggtcctgattgtgacagtggagcccagtttgcactgcaggatccagagatgccatcagtgaagctggaagactgcagtcaaacactggagctgaatgtcatcattaaagatgaagaagaggaggagaatattgggaaatctgtttctcatg gagaccatgttgagacattctctacatccagagagcaacagcaggaagatcaCAGTGCTAAGAGGTCTCACCCCTGCCCACATTGTGAGGAGATTTTCCCATTTTTATCGAAGCTGAAAATACACCTAAAAAAACACACAGAAGAGAATCGGTATTCCTATACTGACAGTGGGAAGAGTTTCACAACATCCAAGACTCGGACAGTTCATCAGACAGTGCACACTAAAGAGAAGACTTACTCCTGCTCTGAgtgtgtaaaatgcttcacaacatcaacttGGCTAAAagttcaccagagaacacacacaggagagaagccttactcctgctctgattgtataaaatgcttcacaacatcagctaaactaaaagttcatcagagaacacacacaggagagaagccttacttttgctctgactgtggaaagagtttctctctaATGTGCAACTTAAAacgacatgaacgtatacacacagagAAGGTTTACTCCTGCTCTGATTGTGCGGCGAGTTTCTCGCTACTGTGCAAATTAAAacgacatgaacgtatacacaaaggagagaagccttactgctgcactgactgtggaaagagtttctcgcGATTGAGCCACTTAAAAACACACGAACAaaaacatacaggagagaagccttactcctgctctgactgtggaaagagtttctctctacTGGGCCAGTTAAAAATTCACCAACATATACatactggagagaagccttactcctgctctgactgtggaaagagtttctctcgacTGGGCCACTTAAAAACACACGAACAaaaacatacaggagagaagccttactcctgctctgactgtgtaaaatgcttcacaacagCAACTGAGCTAAAACTTcatcaaagaacacacacaggagagaggccgtactcctgctctgactgtgtaaaatgcttccCAACATCAACtaggctaaaagttcatcagagaacacacacaggagagaagccttacatcTGCTCTGACTGTGCGGCGAGTTTCTCTCTACTGTGCAACTTAAAACGACATGAaagtatacacacaggagagaagccttactcctgctctgactgttcagcgagtttctctctactgtgcaacttaaaaagacatgaacatatccacacaggagagaaaccttatcaCTGCACTGACTGTGAGAAGAGATTCTACAGATTGAGCCATTTAAAAAGACACCAATGTATACATAAAGGAGAGAAGCATCATCAGATCTCTCAGACCAGCTAA
- the LOC129859996 gene encoding zinc finger protein 883-like isoform X1, whose protein sequence is MYITSSRSSLRPVTSTVRTNPACLSPSTLSRNLQSLGPDCDSGAQFALQDPEMASVKLEDCSQALELNVNIKDEEEEEEIGTSVSHGMRPVTSTVRTDPACLSPSTLSPNLQSLGPDCDSGAQFALQDPEMASVKLEDCSQTLELNVNIKDEEEEEKIGESVSHGRLELSLRPVTSIVTTNPACHSPSTLSPNLQSLGPDCDSGAQFALQDPEMPSVKLEDCSQTLELNVIIKDEEEEENIGKSVSHGDHVETFSTSREQQQEDHSAKRSHPCPHCEEIFPFLSKLKIHLKKHTEENRYSYTDSGKSFTTSKTRTVHQTVHTKEKTYSCSECVKCFTTSTWLKVHQRTHTGEKPYSCSDCIKCFTTSAKLKVHQRTHTGEKPYFCSDCGKSFSLMCNLKRHERIHTEKVYSCSDCAASFSLLCKLKRHERIHKGEKPYCCTDCGKSFSRLSHLKTHEQKHTGEKPYSCSDCGKSFSLLGQLKIHQHIHTGEKPYSCSDCGKSFSRLGHLKTHEQKHTGEKPYSCSDCVKCFTTATELKLHQRTHTGERPYSCSDCVKCFPTSTRLKVHQRTHTGEKPYICSDCAASFSLLCNLKRHESIHTGEKPYSCSDCSASFSLLCNLKRHEHIHTGEKPYHCTDCEKRFYRLSHLKRHQCIHKGEKHHQISQTS, encoded by the exons ATGTATATCACTTCGTCAAG GTCaagtctgaggccggtaacatcaacagtgaggacaaacccagcctgcctctctccttccacactgagtagaaacctacagtcactgggtcctgattgtgacagtggagcccagtttgcactgcaggatccagagatggcatcagtgaagctggaagactgcagtcaagcactggagctgaatgtcaacattaaagatgaagaagaggaggaggagattgggacatctgtttctcatg GTatgaggccggtaacatcaacagtgaggacagacccagcctgcctctctccttccacactgagtccaaacctacagtcactgggtcctgattgtgacagtggagcccagtttgcactgcaagatccagagatggcatcagtgaagctggaagactgcagtcaaacactggagctgaatgtcaacattaaagatgaagaagaggaggagaagattggggaatctgtttctcatg GACGACTAGAATtaagtctgaggccggtaacGTCAATAGTGACGACAAACCCAGCctgccactctccttccacactgagtccaaacctacagtcactgggtcctgattgtgacagtggagcccagtttgcactgcaggatccagagatgccatcagtgaagctggaagactgcagtcaaacactggagctgaatgtcatcattaaagatgaagaagaggaggagaatattgggaaatctgtttctcatg gagaccatgttgagacattctctacatccagagagcaacagcaggaagatcaCAGTGCTAAGAGGTCTCACCCCTGCCCACATTGTGAGGAGATTTTCCCATTTTTATCGAAGCTGAAAATACACCTAAAAAAACACACAGAAGAGAATCGGTATTCCTATACTGACAGTGGGAAGAGTTTCACAACATCCAAGACTCGGACAGTTCATCAGACAGTGCACACTAAAGAGAAGACTTACTCCTGCTCTGAgtgtgtaaaatgcttcacaacatcaacttGGCTAAAagttcaccagagaacacacacaggagagaagccttactcctgctctgattgtataaaatgcttcacaacatcagctaaactaaaagttcatcagagaacacacacaggagagaagccttacttttgctctgactgtggaaagagtttctctctaATGTGCAACTTAAAacgacatgaacgtatacacacagagAAGGTTTACTCCTGCTCTGATTGTGCGGCGAGTTTCTCGCTACTGTGCAAATTAAAacgacatgaacgtatacacaaaggagagaagccttactgctgcactgactgtggaaagagtttctcgcGATTGAGCCACTTAAAAACACACGAACAaaaacatacaggagagaagccttactcctgctctgactgtggaaagagtttctctctacTGGGCCAGTTAAAAATTCACCAACATATACatactggagagaagccttactcctgctctgactgtggaaagagtttctctcgacTGGGCCACTTAAAAACACACGAACAaaaacatacaggagagaagccttactcctgctctgactgtgtaaaatgcttcacaacagCAACTGAGCTAAAACTTcatcaaagaacacacacaggagagaggccgtactcctgctctgactgtgtaaaatgcttccCAACATCAACtaggctaaaagttcatcagagaacacacacaggagagaagccttacatcTGCTCTGACTGTGCGGCGAGTTTCTCTCTACTGTGCAACTTAAAACGACATGAaagtatacacacaggagagaagccttactcctgctctgactgttcagcgagtttctctctactgtgcaacttaaaaagacatgaacatatccacacaggagagaaaccttatcaCTGCACTGACTGTGAGAAGAGATTCTACAGATTGAGCCATTTAAAAAGACACCAATGTATACATAAAGGAGAGAAGCATCATCAGATCTCTCAGACCAGCTAA
- the LOC129859996 gene encoding zinc finger protein 883-like isoform X3, with the protein MASVKLEDCSQALELNVNIKDEEEEEEIGTSVSHGMRPVTSTVRTDPACLSPSTLSPNLQSLGPDCDSGAQFALQDPEMASVKLEDCSQTLELNVNIKDEEEEEKIGESVSHGRLELSLRPVTSIVTTNPACHSPSTLSPNLQSLGPDCDSGAQFALQDPEMPSVKLEDCSQTLELNVIIKDEEEEENIGKSVSHGDHVETFSTSREQQQEDHSAKRSHPCPHCEEIFPFLSKLKIHLKKHTEENRYSYTDSGKSFTTSKTRTVHQTVHTKEKTYSCSECVKCFTTSTWLKVHQRTHTGEKPYSCSDCIKCFTTSAKLKVHQRTHTGEKPYFCSDCGKSFSLMCNLKRHERIHTEKVYSCSDCAASFSLLCKLKRHERIHKGEKPYCCTDCGKSFSRLSHLKTHEQKHTGEKPYSCSDCGKSFSLLGQLKIHQHIHTGEKPYSCSDCGKSFSRLGHLKTHEQKHTGEKPYSCSDCVKCFTTATELKLHQRTHTGERPYSCSDCVKCFPTSTRLKVHQRTHTGEKPYICSDCAASFSLLCNLKRHESIHTGEKPYSCSDCSASFSLLCNLKRHEHIHTGEKPYHCTDCEKRFYRLSHLKRHQCIHKGEKHHQISQTS; encoded by the exons atggcatcagtgaagctggaagactgcagtcaagcactggagctgaatgtcaacattaaagatgaagaagaggaggaggagattgggacatctgtttctcatg GTatgaggccggtaacatcaacagtgaggacagacccagcctgcctctctccttccacactgagtccaaacctacagtcactgggtcctgattgtgacagtggagcccagtttgcactgcaagatccagagatggcatcagtgaagctggaagactgcagtcaaacactggagctgaatgtcaacattaaagatgaagaagaggaggagaagattggggaatctgtttctcatg GACGACTAGAATtaagtctgaggccggtaacGTCAATAGTGACGACAAACCCAGCctgccactctccttccacactgagtccaaacctacagtcactgggtcctgattgtgacagtggagcccagtttgcactgcaggatccagagatgccatcagtgaagctggaagactgcagtcaaacactggagctgaatgtcatcattaaagatgaagaagaggaggagaatattgggaaatctgtttctcatg gagaccatgttgagacattctctacatccagagagcaacagcaggaagatcaCAGTGCTAAGAGGTCTCACCCCTGCCCACATTGTGAGGAGATTTTCCCATTTTTATCGAAGCTGAAAATACACCTAAAAAAACACACAGAAGAGAATCGGTATTCCTATACTGACAGTGGGAAGAGTTTCACAACATCCAAGACTCGGACAGTTCATCAGACAGTGCACACTAAAGAGAAGACTTACTCCTGCTCTGAgtgtgtaaaatgcttcacaacatcaacttGGCTAAAagttcaccagagaacacacacaggagagaagccttactcctgctctgattgtataaaatgcttcacaacatcagctaaactaaaagttcatcagagaacacacacaggagagaagccttacttttgctctgactgtggaaagagtttctctctaATGTGCAACTTAAAacgacatgaacgtatacacacagagAAGGTTTACTCCTGCTCTGATTGTGCGGCGAGTTTCTCGCTACTGTGCAAATTAAAacgacatgaacgtatacacaaaggagagaagccttactgctgcactgactgtggaaagagtttctcgcGATTGAGCCACTTAAAAACACACGAACAaaaacatacaggagagaagccttactcctgctctgactgtggaaagagtttctctctacTGGGCCAGTTAAAAATTCACCAACATATACatactggagagaagccttactcctgctctgactgtggaaagagtttctctcgacTGGGCCACTTAAAAACACACGAACAaaaacatacaggagagaagccttactcctgctctgactgtgtaaaatgcttcacaacagCAACTGAGCTAAAACTTcatcaaagaacacacacaggagagaggccgtactcctgctctgactgtgtaaaatgcttccCAACATCAACtaggctaaaagttcatcagagaacacacacaggagagaagccttacatcTGCTCTGACTGTGCGGCGAGTTTCTCTCTACTGTGCAACTTAAAACGACATGAaagtatacacacaggagagaagccttactcctgctctgactgttcagcgagtttctctctactgtgcaacttaaaaagacatgaacatatccacacaggagagaaaccttatcaCTGCACTGACTGTGAGAAGAGATTCTACAGATTGAGCCATTTAAAAAGACACCAATGTATACATAAAGGAGAGAAGCATCATCAGATCTCTCAGACCAGCTAA